The proteins below come from a single Serratia ficaria genomic window:
- a CDS encoding ArsR/SmtB family transcription factor: MNENDIFKALADPTRRRIFDKLAAGGMNASALREGMPIGQSAMSQHLAVLRNAGLVQERRQGRFVNYQVDPAGLAQITQWLAKYRAYWPERIEALQTLLQELDQ, encoded by the coding sequence ATGAACGAAAACGATATCTTCAAGGCGCTGGCCGATCCCACCCGCCGCCGCATCTTCGATAAGCTGGCCGCCGGCGGCATGAACGCCAGCGCGCTGCGCGAGGGCATGCCGATCGGTCAATCGGCGATGTCGCAACACCTGGCGGTGCTGCGCAATGCCGGGCTGGTGCAAGAGCGGCGGCAGGGGCGCTTCGTCAATTATCAGGTTGACCCCGCGGGGCTGGCGCAAATCACCCAATGGCTGGCGAAATACCGCGCCTATTGGCCAGAGCGCATCGAGGCGCTGCAAACCCTGCTGCAGGAGTTGGATCAATGA